The genomic region GTCTCACCTGGATCCTTTCTCAGACCGACGTCGCTTTTGGAGAGAACCAAACATACAGAATGGCctaacacaaaacaaaatttttataccatttctttttctttttctaacatTTTAATATACAAGATTTTTAGGCTATTATGGTGAATCACGTGTCATTACCTGCTGGTTGATTTCCTGCCTGTACTGTCCCGAGTATGCCCACAACGATGAAAACACTTGATAAGCAGAAACCATGACGCAACTCCATGGTGGCAACGAAATAAACACTTGTGTACAAAGTTGTTACAGTACCACAAACAAGTAAAACTTAACGAAATGGCACGATTTTATGTGCTCACTTGTTTGTCTAACTGTTGTTTTAACAGGTTGGTTAAAATTTAGCACGTAAGCAATCCAACAAACTGGGCACCAGTGAATACCTTAAGGTGGTATTCAGCACTAATGGTAGTCgtaaaaataaggaaaaaaaaaaccaaacaaaactcCCCTTTTGTCCTGGGGGAAGGACATGTaaagatttttgtttcatttttttttttatctgcttTTTGTACGTCTACCGTCCTTTTGGGGTTTTCCTTGCCGCAATGTTGTTGTAGCCCTTAGCCAAGTTACCTTTACCTATCGACCTCTACCTTATCTGCTTTTTGGGAACAATGACTTTGTATTGCTATTCGGATAGCACCAAGAGTTTGCAACGTTCTTTAGCTACTTTTCGAATAAGTTTTTCTTATGCATGCTGAAATCGTAACGCTCCAAcccaacattttttcataggttaagtgtttttttatatgaaaCTAGAGACCCCACCCCATCAATATGAACTGTAGGAAATTACAATTCGTTGCTGTGATTAGCACAATAGAAATCAAACTGACGAATagacagaaagaaaaccagGAGAAGAAGTTTTTTCATCTGATACGAACCTAACCAACACTTGATTGGTCGACGAATTCACAACGAACGGTGTTGGAACTAGTCCCGATTCGGTCAGCAATAACGGCGAAAGCAGCGTTGGTCCATCATACACCTATacgtaaagaaacaaaatgcaaacaCTTGTTAATGTCTCATCAAAATGTCATCATATGATTGCTCACGTAAAGGTAATCCGCTCCTGCTTGAGTTTCGAACAGAGCAAATAATAGCCGGACTTTTGAGCCTGGTTCAACTTTAATGCTCCATCGACAATCAATTGAGTTGGGATAAAATGTCGGAAAATTTGGACTTTTTATCGTTCCGTTGTTTTCTTCAAGGTTGTGGTTGCAATGTGGCGTGGATTTCTGTGTGACCACAGCGTAAAATTGATTCCCTGGAACAGGATGTAACTTGGATAGCAACAATATACTTACTTGAGTGGTGATACTCCATGAACGTCCAAGACTTCCAAGCGGCTCCACTCTCCATATTGGTATTTCTATATAAAGCATCATCTTATGTGTGATGGAATAAATCACCACATTGTCCTGTACTCCATATTCTATTCCATCGTATAGGACAAGGCCATCCGTACTCCATCCATCATAAACCTTGGAAAGTTAGAAGTTTCTTACATAGCTCGGACATTTATATCAAATAATCGTACAAAATAAAAGGCTTGCCTTTAAAGTAAGGTAAAGCTTTGAATTCCGAAACGCATCAGCATCAGACATATTTGTCTTCAGTACAAGGGTATCGTCACTTTGCGTGGCTTCTATGTACCAAAAGCAGCCGATACTGAACGCCGTAACCAAAGAACTGGGAATAATGCCGTCACCGTATATATACCCACCGCAGCCTATTAATTATCAACAGATAGTGCCAGAGTAATTTAATTTAGCCATTCCTTAAATAatcactttttatttttccctttttgatttatttttcctgattgataaaaaaaaaagctcaccTGGAACAAACTGATAGCCAGTGCTTCTTACCTACAAATAAAACCACATATCAGATATTAACACTAGATTCCAACTATTTCTAGCATAACAACTTACACTTGCGTAGAAAGCTTCAATTCCATAAGTTGTGCTCAGGTAAGACGGAAATTCAACAAATAAATCGTTGGATGATGACCTTACGGATTGTGGCTTAGTAGTTCCGCTGTGCGATAATAATAGGGGGCTTGTTGAATATGGGCCGTCGTAAACCTAATAgcacaaatttcatttttcgtgcTTCGTTGTTGTATGAATATCCTTGTGTTACCTTGACTATGTGTTCGCCTTGGAAGGTGTTAAACCTGTTAAATGTCAGCCAGATGTGATGGGTCGGTTGCACCGATATCAAAACCTTTGTATTTCGAACGGTATCGAAGATTTTATCCGGGTGGATTTCGTATGATGGCATGTGAAACTTCTGAGACGAAAAGTTACCCGAAGGATTGGTGAGCTGTTTACAGGTGTTCCCTGAGCCAAATGAAATTTAGAACCGACTTATcaatttgtttccaaaattcaaGATGCATTTTGATAACACGTAAACTTACCGCAATCAGGACCCTCGTCGGAGCCATCCAGGCAATCATATTTGCCATTGCACACCAATTCTTTAGGTATGCATTGCCGTCCGCATTGAAACCCACCATAATAATGGCAATCCTAGAGCGCACGTTATCGTAGCGTGGGACAATAGGGAGCATATTTATTTGGTAAAACATCAATGGTAAAGGGGAATACTTACGTCTTGTTCACAGTAGCGTTCGTCAATCTCTGAGTCACAATCAACGTCATTATTACAAACATACTCGGTTATATGCATACAACCCCCGTAGCACAAATAGTGTTTCCTTGGGCATATTAAAAACACGCTGTCTGTAACCGTTGAGAAATCGCCTGTTTTTGTAACAACCCAAAAGAGTTAGACGCAAGTTAGCACAAGCCATTACAGTATAAAACAGTATGCATAAGCCACTTTTAATATTATAACCCTTCATGTAAACCTTCTTGTTCCGTGAAGATCTCAAACGACGAAGAAAGACCATTCCAAGTGGCTGAGTACTGGGGAGTCATGTCAACGCTGTATTTCCGACAGGCATCCAAGGGTTTCCAGCCGATTGGGCATGTGAGCTCGTTCGTTGCCAATGCCAAGGAGAACAGGTTTTCCTCTCCTTTAGGCTGTTTGAAACAACTGCGAGGAATAACGACAGTTGCGTTCGCTTTTCCCTCTATGTCTGCAATTCCATCCTTGAAATCAAAAGCCAGGGCAGGTGTCAGCCAAAATCACTAACGAATTAGCAATAGAATGCAAAATGCTCAAAGTATTACTTTAAAGAGTTCCAAGCTGAGAGATGTTAACTGCGGAGCGCAACCGGAGTTGTCTTCCCAATTGAGTGTCAATGAACTTGAATGTGCAGATGCGCTTATTAATGGTTTCAAATGAGCCTTCCCCTTCAACTGTATGtaagaaatgagaaaagatTTTTACCATTCATTGCCATTATCTTCCATAACTAAAATTAactataaacatttttttgacCTTTGGCGGGATGACGAGTTCCGTTTGCATCGCTTTCCCCGCGAGTGATTGATAATTTCTAACGACTTCCAAAATGTAAGAGCGACACTGTGTTAGACTTTTGGTCAAAGAAAAGGCACACGCGTTTCCTTTGCCAGCTGAAGATGAAGGTGAGCGGAAGTCAATCGAATACCAggttttcgaaattttttggAGACATTTTTGAGGGACAAATATGGGAGCTTCCAATGGTACTTTGTACCCGTCAGCGGATTCATAAATCCTAATCCTCACACCTAAGCTAACTTTAACACATTCCGCTGAAGGTATGggcaatttaatttttaaagtgTCGTTAGTGAACTCAGCTGCTATTTGTGGAAGCGGTTCGCCACGCGGGTCAGGATCTGAATGAATGCGTTTGTGAATcataaaataattcaatttgtTTGTATAGCTTTTGGCTATTTACCAGTCGAATTGATGTCCACTAGGTGGGCTAACGAACATTTGACGGCTCTCTTAAGATTATCCACTGCAAtgtttttgtcttgtttatgTCCACCTAGAACCACCAAAATGCAAGAATCTCCAACAGTTACttgcaaaataaacaaagaaacgtTTGGAAAATATCATGATTATCTTTAGTCAGCTTATCTTCCTTAAGAGTACCATTATTCACAGATGGGGCTTTTCTGCTTGATGAATAGATTGTAGAATTTAAGGGCAGGATTGAACTGAATGTTGGATCCTCTTCCAGTATTTCCTTTATTGGTGCAAACACATCACTGGTTTGGCTCAATATGGCTAAGACTATCTTCTTAACAGCCATTTCCATTGCCTCCAACCGAGGATTGAATAATTTGGAACATTCTGCCACATTGCAAATACCTGCAGGTTTAGCGTTATCATTTTCCTCTTGTTCCTCAGACCTAGCTAAAGTAATTAACAAATAAAGGGTAATTATTTGATACCACAATTTCATGGCACATTCACTAATTGTTGATGTTGCTAAGTAATGAAAACTTAAAGAGACTACTGTCCCTGCTGTTTGATGCAAGACTGATCTTTGTCTGGGACACTGACGCAGACAGGGCACGATTTGATACGCAGCAAATGCATGTAACACACACAACACCGCCTCGCACTCTAATATCAAATTCTTGCCCTCCACGAGCTACTGGAGAACGATAGCACTGGTTTCAAATTACCCAACATAATAAACTGGTCTCTTTTTCTAAAGCCATTGAAATTatagaaaggaaagaaacgaGAAGTTACTAAGTACGGGTTTGGCGATTCTTAGTAAGCCCTCTTACGTCAACCTTAATAGGAAACTTAGGACAATATTTTCACTGCCAATATTGTTGTAAGATCACAGGTTTTGAAACCAATTCGGTTATAGGCTTTGTTTCgactttaacaattttgcaGCGATAACTCACGTACTTTACGAAAGCCGTCTGAGTAACCGACTATTTGCAAATGGCTTCGATGTCGTTTGCAATCAGAATTTAAACTACGTTGATGTATTAATGACTTTAGCAATAGGATGGAATTACCTCAAAACTAAATGCCACTTGGTTTGCAACAATTCTAAGCGTGACCAGACGGTTTGCAGGTAGTCAGCGTGAGGATAGACATTCAGGAATGACATCCGATACGTATGAACCAAGTATGACTGTACACTAGAGAACCAGAAACAATCATACCTTGATGTTACTTGATCTGCATTTAAGAATTCCAGTTCTATAAATGGCTTCAAAGTCTGAAACTTTGTAGACGTGACATGAGTATAAATAGCGACAAAAGTCGGATGATAGAATTGTCTTGTttctgcaacagcagcaaaaacaCGTCGTTGACCCCAAAAAACCTCCAGGTTAGTTATTTAAGTTATTTATGCCTTTAGTTCGTAAAAGCTATACACTTTTCTTGTTAGAGAAATCGTGTAGTACGTTGAATCACAATATTCTCTGAAAATCTCATTTGTAACAGTATTTGATAACGAAACACGTAAGAGAAAGACACTGTAAATGGTGAATGAAAAACTGTGCAAACAGTGCACTGTTGCCACTGTAGGACGAGCAACTAACTGATCTTCGATTcagtaaagattttttttaccgcCAAAAAGACATTGTGTTGTCCTTTTCTGTATTTTACACATTACATTAGCTGCCATTAGAGAGGTCAAAACAGAATctcacgagaaaaaaacaaaagaatagcGTAAGCCATGCCATAGGTTTACGCAACCGTAGTTGTAGTTAAGGAGGGTTAGACTTAATGTTTTAGCATttaactttgatttttaactaaattttcttcaaatcgtTCTTTCTCGGCATTACATCATCAACTCATTCAGCATATTACTAATGTGTttctacattttgttttctttactttaaaGGCACAATGAGTTCTCCAATGAATCAATCTGGCTCTCCAGGTAAATCAagaatttaattaatttaaaaaaaaaaacagattgtTGATTCTTCTAATGCTTTAAATCTTTCAGGTATGATGCGTCGTTCAACGATGAATCAACAAGGATCGCCAAGTAACTGGAATAACAATAACATTAGAAATAATTGTGAAAGCTATCTAACTTGAATACTAAACATTTTACAGTCATGTTACGTCATTCCATGAGCGGCAATTCCGGATTGAACAATTTGGCGCATTCGTCGAGCTTTTCTCGTCGCATGAATGACCAAGATGGAATGGGAAACAACGCCGGTGTTAGTCCTGGCGGAAGTAACGCTGCCTATCGCGCATCCTTGGTTTCGCATTACGCCGAAGACTTGGATAGACGTCGTCGTGCTGAACGCGCCGTCGAAGAGTGCCTAACCGACGGAAGTAATTCACCATTTACCTgattttatttaccttttgtcttgacatctttttcattttcattgaaaGTGCCTTCAGACAATTTGAAGATCGATTCCGTTGAGCTGTTTGCTAGGGACAATGCCCGGGAACATCGTACCGACCGTTACGAAGCCGTTCTCGATTCTGGCCGTGTAATTATAATTGATTGTAATCCAGCTATTTTGCATTTGTGCGAAACTAATTTCGTACCGTTTCATAGGAGATTGGGTCACCATCAACCATGGCTATGTCTAGGTCGATGACGAATATGGCATCGATGCCGTCGATGGATTATCGTTCATCGTCTTCGCCGTCTACGGCAGTTCTCCGTCGTGGTCAGCCCTTTTTCATGGCCGTTCGCATGAAGGATCGCAACTTTGATCCTCGTCGTGACGTTCTCCGCGCTGTGTTTACTTTCGGTATCTAGATTTAAATGATTGCACTTGAATGATTGCTTAAtccatctttgttttgttagGCCCAAATCCCCAAGTAACGAAGGGAAGCAAAGTTGTTTTGCCTTTCCGCATGAATCAGCGTGAATTCACCCGCGCTCCACAGAAATGGGACATGAGGGTTCATCAACAGGAGGGTTTCAACATCGCTTTCCAAgtaaaatcaatttaaaagTCCAATGAATCTGTTGCTCTATTCATAATTTACCTTCGTTTGCAGATTCATATTCCTGCAAACGCGCTAGTCGGATTATGGCGAGTCAACATCGAAACCACCACCACAACGCCGGGTGCCCGCGTTGACGAATTCCGTTGCAAAGATGACATTTACATCTTGTTCAACCCCTTCTGCCGAGgttaccttttttaaattaccaTATTTTGATAGCATATAAAAAACTTTGAATTCATACCTTGTTACAGAGGACTCTGTCTACTTGGACGATGAGGAACTACGTAGAGAATATGTCATGAACGATACTGGCAAAGTGTTTGTTGGCACCCACCATCGTCCCAAGGGTCGCCGCTGGATCTACGGACAGTTCTCTGATGTTGCCTTGCCAGCAGCCCAGCTTTTGCTAGGCCAGTCTGGTCTCAACCCAACGGAGAGAGGCAATCCCATCCAAGTTGTCCGCGCCATCGCTTCAATCGTAATCTTTTCTAACTTTCTGTTTCACGATTGTGATAAtctacatttcaaatttcacAGATCAATGCCAACGAAGGCTTTGGGTTATTGGAAGGCAAATGGGAGGGCTCATTCGAAGATGGAGTGTGTCCATGGGTATGGACAGGAAGTTCCAAAATCTTTGAACACTATCTACGCAACGGATCTAAGCCAGTCAAATACGGCCAGTGCTGGGTTTTCGCTGCCGTGGCTACTTCaagtattattatttaaacaGTGTTTAAATATTCAAGAAACTCACTTTAACAATTTACAGTCTTCCGAGCTTTGGGTATTCCTTCTCGTCCCGTTACCAATTTCGTCTCTGCACGTGACACGAATCACACTCTGTCGGTCGACAAGTATTTCGATGTCTTCGGAGATGAGATGAAAGGTGGCCCAGATGGTGACAATCAAGATGCCATTTGGAACTTCCACGCTTGGTATAATGGATATTaaattttaggtaaaaatatttaactgACTATTGATTTACTTTAAAGGACTGAAGTATGGATGTCACGCCCCGACCTCCAAACCGGTTGCAATGGCTGGCAGGCAGTTGACCCCACTCCTCCTCCTCAGTACAGGCAGAACAACACAGGAGGTTCTCTAgataaaaaatgttaatgatTTTCTTGTGATAGAGTTGTACAAATTCTATTGTTTATGTAGCTGATCCCAAGAGCCGCGGGCCGTTGGCTGTCGAAGCCTTCCGTCGAGGTCCATCTTCGGTTGAGTCTGTCCGTCGCGGAGAAATCGGATTTGCTTTTGATACTCCATATGTATAATGTTTAAATATTCAACCAATACTTTCACTGACTAACCTTTTAATAATCGATTTAAGCTGTTTGCGGAAGTCAATGCTGAAGTCACTCACTTCCAGGAAGACGAGACGTCTCATTGGGGATTCAGGAAGATCCCCGTCAACAACTATCAGTAAACAAAGACTTTTAAAAATGTTACTCGATTAACTAAAATTCATAACCTGATCACTAGGGTTGGCCGTATGATTTTGACGAAGCGACCGGGAGCTGATGACGATGTAAGCGATGCCGACGTGGAAGATATCACTTGCCTTTACAAGACTTTCGATCACGTGTCCCGCTACCAAAGGCAATCCGATGGATGTTTCAGTGCCCACTTTAGTAATTTTTGAATAgtagtttctttttaaatcacaATTTAATCAATGGCTTACCTTCAAAGATCAAGGCCTGTCATCGCCATACTTAGAAAGGAGAGATAGGGACAGGGATATGATCCCTTATCCAGGAACATCCGTGCGTCGACTAAGTGCCGTGGACATCGCTCGCAAACCCTGGTACGATGAATCACGTCATCCAGCTGATTCCGGAAACACAGCTGCTGACCGTATGTCGGCCATGAACGCAGCTCGGAGTGTTGAACGAGCTCAGCCCATGTTTGATTCCCGAACACCCAATGACGACGTTCACTTTGATTTGgttgagcaagaaaaaatttcatggGGACAGCCCTTCAATCTGCAAGTTCTCATTCAGGTACTTAAAAAATTACGTGCATTTTCAATTTAATGTtcaaactttgatttcgatgTTCCAGAACCGTTCTCAAGAAATGCGAACCATCACGACATATCTATGTGCCAATTCGGTCTATTACACAGGAGTTACTGCTCGCCGTCTTGGCCGAGTCGATCGCCAGTTTGTTCTTCAACCTGGAAACCGTAAAGTTTCTTTATTAATGTCATTAAAGAACAGTTTGCTGATCTATCGTTTTGCCACTTTCAATAGGAGAAACTATTCAGCTCCGTGTAAGCTGGGACGAATACCGTGACAGGGTTGTTGATTACGGCCACATCAAGATCTACGCCATGGCTTCCGTGCAAGAGACTAAGCAATCCTGGAGCACCGAAGACGACTTCCAGCTCGAGAAACCCAAACTGGATATTCAGGTAATTCAGACCGAAATATTATATTACCTGTCAAAAAGAattaagaagagaaaaaatttcgatttcttttcaccaGGTTCGTGGAAATCCTCAGATAGGCCAGGATTGCTTCGCCACTTTCTCTTTCATGAATCCCGTCTCAGTTACCCTGACGGAATGCGAGTTCACATTTGAAGGAACCGGTCTTGTTCGTGCCCAGACAGTCAAATACCGGTGAGTTAGCACCTAACGAATTTGCATTAGAATGGCAACATCTGATTGATATTCAaacttttcaaaaattacCTTTTAGTGATGTGAAACCGGGAGAGATGATCAGCTACGTCCAGAAATTCATCCCACGATTCAGTGGCGAGCGCAAACTGGTCGCAACCTTCAACTCTCGCGAACTGGGTGATATTGTCGGCTCCCGCCCTATTCACGTCCGTGACTAAGACACGACCATCTCACACCAATTGCGAAACCCCAACGACATAACATTTTGAGCTTCGAACTTGGActgcccttaaaaaaaagaactttgcaAATTAGTAAAATGACTATCTGGCTTTTGACGATATGCATAGTAATAGTCTTAAGTTTCTGTCATTATATTAACTGCCATTTAAACGCTCTATTTTCCTCCATTTTCTACCGCTGTATGGTTTAGGTTGTTAACATTTGTTGTTATTCTAACTTTCTCGGTGACGGTGTACTCAGCAGGAATAAATTTTCGCCAAGCAgatttcttgtgtttttcttgtcattgatttttttgtttagtatCTTGAGTGGGCGACGTAACctgaacaaaagaaattgttaaACATGAGTGTTCGACGGACAACGAGCGAGGATAAATTTTTACTAAATATGTGGTAGCGTCGGCTTTCTATGAACACACACATTCTAATAAAACATGCAGGTTTGAAAGCGTTTCCCTATTTTAAACATCCCCCCTAGATTTTAGCTATGCCCTacatgtttttcaactgttttcACTGGTTGACTTTTTCCTTCGGTACGACTTTTACTTTCCATTATTCTACGCCACTGATGGAAGAACTTGAAATGGCATTAGAAAATCGGTGAAATCAAATAGAAAGTAAATGTTTGTAacataagttttttttaaacccttcAAGTTGTGATACCAGATTGACTTTCTCCCTTTCTACTAATATtaggaaaaattgaaatttgattaGAAATTTCGTGAAATCGAAAATTCGCAATCACAGTaaatttcaaatcatttt from Daphnia carinata strain CSIRO-1 chromosome 6, CSIRO_AGI_Dcar_HiC_V3, whole genome shotgun sequence harbors:
- the LOC130690018 gene encoding hemocyte protein-glutamine gamma-glutamyltransferase-like, which translates into the protein MSSPMNQSGSPGMMRRSTMNQQGSPIMLRHSMSGNSGLNNLAHSSSFSRRMNDQDGMGNNAGVSPGGSNAAYRASLVSHYAEDLDRRRRAERAVEECLTDGMPSDNLKIDSVELFARDNAREHRTDRYEAVLDSGREIGSPSTMAMSRSMTNMASMPSMDYRSSSSPSTAVLRRGQPFFMAVRMKDRNFDPRRDVLRAVFTFGPNPQVTKGSKVVLPFRMNQREFTRAPQKWDMRVHQQEGFNIAFQIHIPANALVGLWRVNIETTTTTPGARVDEFRCKDDIYILFNPFCREDSVYLDDEELRREYVMNDTGKVFVGTHHRPKGRRWIYGQFSDVALPAAQLLLGQSGLNPTERGNPIQVVRAIASIINANEGFGLLEGKWEGSFEDGVCPWVWTGSSKIFEHYLRNGSKPVKYGQCWVFAAVATSIFRALGIPSRPVTNFVSARDTNHTLSVDKYFDVFGDEMKGGPDGDNQDAIWNFHAWTEVWMSRPDLQTGCNGWQAVDPTPPPQYRQNNTGADPKSRGPLAVEAFRRGPSSVESVRRGEIGFAFDTPYLFAEVNAEVTHFQEDETSHWGFRKIPVNNYQVGRMILTKRPGADDDVSDADVEDITCLYKTFDHVSRYQRQSDGCFSAHFNQGLSSPYLERRDRDRDMIPYPGTSVRRLSAVDIARKPWYDESRHPADSGNTAADRMSAMNAARSVERAQPMFDSRTPNDDVHFDLVEQEKISWGQPFNLQVLIQNRSQEMRTITTYLCANSVYYTGVTARRLGRVDRQFVLQPGNRETIQLRVSWDEYRDRVVDYGHIKIYAMASVQETKQSWSTEDDFQLEKPKLDIQVRGNPQIGQDCFATFSFMNPVSVTLTECEFTFEGTGLVRAQTVKYRDVKPGEMISYVQKFIPRFSGERKLVATFNSRELGDIVGSRPIHVRD
- the LOC130690021 gene encoding uncharacterized protein LOC130690021, with product MKLWYQIITLYLLITLARSEEQEENDNAKPAGICNVAECSKLFNPRLEAMEMAVKKIVLAILSQTSDVFAPIKEILEEDPTFSSILPLNSTIYSSSRKAPSVNNGGHKQDKNIAVDNLKRAVKCSLAHLVDINSTDPDPRGEPLPQIAAEFTNDTLKIKLPIPSAECVKVSLGVRIRIYESADGYKVPLEAPIFVPQKCLQKISKTWYSIDFRSPSSSAGKGNACAFSLTKSLTQCRSYILEVVRNYQSLAGKAMQTELVIPPKLKGKAHLKPLISASAHSSSLTLNWEDNSGCAPQLTSLSLELFKDGIADIEGKANATVVIPRSCFKQPKGEENLFSLALATNELTCPIGWKPLDACRKYSVDMTPQYSATWNGLSSSFEIFTEQEGDFSTVTDSVFLICPRKHYLCYGGCMHITEYVCNNDVDCDSEIDERYCEQDDCHYYGGFQCGRQCIPKELVCNGKYDCLDGSDEGPDCGNTCKQLTNPSGNFSSQKFHMPSYEIHPDKIFDTVRNTKVLISVQPTHHIWLTFNRFNTFQGEHIVKVYDGPYSTSPLLLSHSGSTKPKSVRSSSNNLYVEFPSYYDQSYGVDIFYASVFDKEHPFTSGCGGYIHGDGIISSSSSLTSPVSDCIWFVEAAHHDGIIVLKEKFDNKRNTSINKFATLDKNLIMKVYDGWNTSGRVLWDDKGLSTQPSRVIYSVNKKMMVRMNWPEQGAHQNTFNWHVNTIKLITTIIDGLAATSGTIKSPNYPASYPNLVDFRWNIVTAPHTKISLLFALLETQEGFDFLYVYDGPTVNSLLLLEKSGSASLPFTVNSSTNQMLVRLTSDDETTSTGFLAIYSTV